Proteins from a genomic interval of Trifolium pratense cultivar HEN17-A07 linkage group LG6, ARS_RC_1.1, whole genome shotgun sequence:
- the LOC123890008 gene encoding serine carboxypeptidase-like 20: MVYLCLVLLHIFFSIVQIHSAPRESLITKLPGFSGTIPSKHYAGYVTVDENHGRNLYYYFVESQANPSKDPVVLWLNGGPACSSFDGFIYEHGPFNFIKSKTKGALPTLQLNPYSWSKVSNIIYLDSPAGTGFSYSKNVSDYKTGDIKTASDTHTFLLKWFELYPEFLANPLFIAGESYAGVYVPTLADKIVQGIEAGTKPKLNFKGYMVGNPVTDDIFDGNALVPFAHGMGLISDQIFEDVTKDCRGKFYESDSLDCSHQLSKVDKVLNKVNVYDILEPCYHGGEKEENQKSNSKLPLSFRQLGKTDRPIAVRKRMYGRAWPYKISVKDGIVPTWPQLTSNNIYTPCTDDEVSVIWLNNRDVRKAIHTVEESVVEEWVLCTGDEVTYTHDTGSMIPYHKNLTSKGYRALVYSGDHDMCVPYTGTEAWTRSIGYKIVDEWRSWSVNDQVAGFIQGYANNFTFLTVKGSGHTVPEYKPQEALYFYQHFINGLPI; encoded by the exons ATGGTCTACTTGTGCTTGGTCTtgcttcacattttttttagcattGTTCAAATTCATTCAGCACCAAGAGAGTCCCTCATAACCAAGCTTCCTGGCTTCAGTGGTACTATACCTTCCAAGCACTATGCTGG gtaTGTGACAGTGGATGAAAATCATGGAAGAAACTTGTATTACTATTTTGTTGAATCACAAGCTAATCCATCAAAAGACCCTGTGGTTCTATGGCTTAATGGTGGTCCTGCATGTTCTAGCTTTGATGGATTCATATATGAACATG gtccttttaattttattaaatcaaagaCTAAGGGAGCCTTGCCTACATTGCAACTAAATCCATACAGCTGGTCAAAG GTttctaatattatatatttggactCTCCTGCTGGAACTGGGTTTTCATATTCAAAGAATGTCTCTGATTATAAAACTGGAGATATAAAGACTGCTTCTGATACTCATACTTTTCTACTCAAA TGGTTTGAATTATACCCTGAGTTCCTTGCCAATCCATTATTCATTGCTGGAGAGTCTTATGCTGGAGTTTATGTGCCTACTCTAGCTGATAAAATAGTGCAAG GAATTGAAGCTGGTACTAAGCCCAAATTGAATTTTaag GGTTATATGGTTGGAAATCCAGTTACTGATGATATATTTGATGGCAATGCTCTTGTTCCTTTTGCACATGGAATGGGTCTTATCTCTGATCAAATATTTGag GATGTAACAAAAGATTGTAGGGGGAAATTTTATGAGTCAGACAGTCTTGATTGTTCGCATCAGCTGTCAAAAGTTGATAAG GTACTAAATAAAGTAAACGTATATGACATTTTGGAACCATGTTATCATGGTGGAGAGAAAGAGGAGaatcaaaaatcaaattctAAATTGCCATTAAGCTTTAGGCAATTGGGTAAAACCGATAGACCTATTGCTGTGAGGAAAAGAATGTATGGTCGTGCTTGGCCCTACAAAATTTCTGTGAAAGATGGAATTGTACCAACTTGGCCACAACTTACAAGCAACAATATCTATACTCCTTGCACG GATGATGAGGTTTCTGTTATATGGCTGAATAATCGCGACGTCCGAAAAGCTATTCACACTGTGGAG GAAAGTGTGGTGGAGGAATGGGTCTTATGTACTGGCGACGAAGTTACATACACTCATGATACCGGGAGCATGATTCCGTACCACAAAAACCTAACTTCCAAAGGTTATCGCGCATTAGTATACAG TGGTGATCATGACATGTGTGTCCCATATACTGGAACTGAAGCATGGACAAGATCAATTGGATataaaattgttgatgaatggAGGTCTTGGTCAGTCAATGATCAAGTTGCTGG GTTTATACAAGGCTATGCCAACAATTTCACATTTCTAACAGTAAAG GGGTCTGGGCATACTGTTCCAGAATATAAGCCACAGGAAGCATTGTATTTTTACCAACATTTTATAAATGGGTTGCCTATATAA